The following nucleotide sequence is from Hylaeus volcanicus isolate JK05 chromosome 3, UHH_iyHylVolc1.0_haploid, whole genome shotgun sequence.
GATTGTCCACGTCAGAAGCAAGATCGTTCCCGAGAACGTGAACGTAAAGCTTGCCCCCGAACGAGTGTACAAAGAGAACCGTGCCAATTGGAACGCCAATTATTTACCAGACAATCCGAAGCAGAGCAACGGGAACTGGACGCTGCCAGCATGGAACGAATCTGCTCCAATGCACTGGAATCAGTCGCAATCGAATTACAAGAACGGTCGAAAAGCTTCAGCGAAACAGCACTACCTCAGCGTCGCTCGGTACGTCGCTGGGCCGAATACAAGCTTGTCGTCCAGGTATCCAAAGTTCCGAAACCTAAAGCGAATCCTGAACCCCACTTTACTGATAATATTGGGATACATACTGGTCGGATGTCTGCTTTGGCAGAAGAAACTGCACGAGCATTTCGCATACCTGATTAACTTTCTCGTAAAGGGATCTCGCAAAACGTTCATCTTGgaatctttgaaaatatctccTAACGCTATCCATATTTGCACGTTGCAATTAAAAGTCCAAGTATCGAGGATTCCTTATTGTATAATGAATGTGTCGAACTTCGTATTTCAAGTTACGCTGTTCGTTTGTAACGTCTGTCTTGAGATTACGTGCAGAATGTACTCGCGATGCATATTGGTCATTAAGATTCTTCaacgtttcgttattttacaCAGATTTTGTAACAGTATTTTTACATCGCcatttttatatctagatcaaatatttcaaatggaatACTGGAAGTGTTTGTGTAACATTTATCGAACATGCCTCGAtaccttttttttgtaatcgaGTATCCCTTTTCGTTTCTGACACAGAAATGTTCAATCTGATAAGAATGATGAAAAATGCGAATGATGGCCCTctcaatttgtttcttccgctgtatttctaaattctattgtacgttcaaagtgttcaataaaataatttctatttcctcgTATCCAAGCATcgattgttttcttcgtatttcTAATATACTTACTCTGTTTTGCTCTTGAAGAAACGGTGACTTCGACTCGAACCAACCTAGGTTAATGCGGAACTTAGTTGGGCAGTCATTGGAGAAGTACGAGGAATTCACAGACTCCTTTTGGGTGCCCAGGAACTCTATCGAAACTCAAACGAAGCAGTTCTACCTTCCGAGAAATCGTTACATTACAGACCAGACCTTGAGGTTGCCTTATCCCAGCGTTTACGGTACGCAAAGTATTAGTGAGTATTTGAAgtcaatttcaaaattcaatagcGCAGCATCGACGACGAAATTTGAACAACAGTAAACTTACGATCGATATTTTCGCACGTAGTAAAAGATTCATAGGTGTTAATAACAATTCGTTCATTTAACAGAAGCTACGAACAAAGCAACGCTTCAACCAGGTATTTACGGAAACGTGATGAACGCAAAAGGTAGCGGAAGCCTTCACGGTCGAACAGATTGGGCTGCTAAGTATCTAAAATGACTGTTTTAAAACTGTTACATATTGTTCTTAGTCTATTCATTTTCTTAAGGTAACTACAACTGTGATAGAATGATATTTATCACTTAATTGCATTATAAAGAAGACATAGCAAATGGAATCTTAAAAAACGATTCGAATGCTAACAATAAgatgaaagaattaatttactaatttaataatcgaataaggtatattaattataataatatacatatacatatatatatatgtatgtgtgtagagagagatatatatatacatatttattatttgtacatattgATTAATTGCGATATGGAGTAACTTCTGATTAACGTTAAGATCAATTATATTCACCCTTCTTTTTATAATCgattgtagtttttttattgtgtGCATATCAAGGTCTGTCCAGATAATTACTCCATGTCACGTCAGATATAATGTTCAAGGATAGTACACTATGATGAAAAATAcgatacaaaacaaaacaatttttcatattttctacaCACAATCTTTAAGAAGCATACTTATACTGTACATTCATAATCATATACCTCACTCATTTCGTTAACTACCGTAACTTTAGTTGTcttacaaatgaatatttttaatacgtttCCCTTTGTAATAAGTTTTACCcttgaagtattttttttttatatagttttgaTAGGTATATTTCGGAATTTATATGTTTACGATATAagttaaaagtaataaaaaatatactactATTGCGTAATAAATGTTCACTGAAGTATATCCTCCCTGTGATGTTGCTGTAAAATTAgattgtttcataaaaatatttcgcaaaGGAACGTGTCGTGAAAAAATCTGTTTGAAAATGATCTCTACTCGTAAGAATTTGTACATATCAGCTCCCAAATTCCTAAATTCTGACATCGCAttcttaaatttgttaaaaaactTGTTCAAAGTCTTCGATATGGATATGTGAAAGTAAGGTACCTAACAGATGGAGTCGAGTCGTCCCTCCTCCCATCTTTCATTATCGCTTTTAACGTGGTATCGACATTTACGTATGCTAGAAATATTGTACGAAACAACCACCATACTAGAATTAACTGTCATACTGTCGATGAAGAACAAACTGAAAATTGATATGATTAATTTGCGTTATTTCATGTTTGATGTATGTATTAGGCAAGAAATCTATGCAGTTCTTGCGTGATTCGTCTAAACGACCTCtaagttttctttaaatatacgaaatatatCTGTAAGCTGTTTGGATGGGTGGtatattgttaatatattaCGCATATACATTTATCCATTAATGTAAGACGATTTTATACTTGAAGTAATCCATCGGAACGCTCGTAAAAATGCTTCCGAGTTAACGTGCCTCGCACGATTCACCAGTTACGTTCGTTCAAGTCCATTTAATTCACGAGCTTGGATGAGCTTCATTATACGATTTGGttttaaaagagaaatcaAACATTCTaccacttttaattattttaattctattatgatttaaagattgaaaatttgattataatCTCCCACACAACTGTGAATATAGTTGATATTGACGCTAACTGAGGCAATATTAGAGCGTTATTTGACAGCTGAATCTTGCTCAAAAGACACGGCTTAAACATCGAAACCTCAGTTAGTATTAACCATGAAGAAGCCCAAATATCTTGGCCATGTTTGGGCTCGTAACATAGATAAAACTGCGCTCTCGAAAGAAACAAgtactcttctttttttccttatacGGAAGTACGCGTGTTAAGTATACGtatcttatatttatatatcaacTGTTCACGCATAAGTATAACAATTTCGTACAGATTGTACTTACACGATAACTTCGTCGCGTAAATTTCCTATTCCTCGACCACTGACCTAACAAGTTCCGCACGCGTTAGAACTACCAGGAAGGACTCCTATTCCACAGTCTCTATTAGTCCTTCCCGACAGTTCtagataaattcaaaataacgAGTAtcacttaataaataaaacgtttaacATGCTccaaaaaattcgatttaatcCTTAAACGATATCGGACTGAATTTAATCTTATCGTTCGTTTTAATAGCATTTCTTTTTCGACAGGCAGAGACCCTAACAAGTATTAGTTTCAACAGTATAAATTCACGTGTCAATTAGGATCCTCGAAAATCGTCTCTGCCAGATGATAGTTATTTGTCGATATGCTATTTAAGGATTAAAAGACATTCATTCTTTTTCCCATTTGCAACGAATATTATAGctatacatttgaaatttcctTGCATTTAACAACGATACGTAATAAGCAATggtcaattaaattattcacaaCGGTATGAAAGGCACAATatcttttaagaaaattaagtGTGATATAATCATAGATTCAAAGAGTGTCTAGCACACGTTATGTTACAAAATGTTCAAGCATTTCGTTAAACTAATCATATAATTTAAAGGAACGTTcgttaaatgtaatttcaacTCGATTCAATATTGCtccattgttatttttgtattgaCTCTCGTTCAATTGCATGCTCGATTAATCGTTGAAAGCATGTCCATCGATTACTAAGTTGTTAAGAGATCAAATAAAGTAGTTGCTGTGAATACGAGTACATGGGAATCATAGAGAGCCTCAActtttgtgtgtgtgttcaATCTGGCGATAAATTCTAATAACCGATCGTTTTAAATCGACTTCAAATTCCCTCAGACATTCGATTTAAATTCCTACAGAAAACGCTAcgatttaacaaacaaaatgacGAGTGATTAAAATATCCTCTCACATAATTCCTGGTTTCGATAACTTTATAGAAAGCACCAGATTCAACACAGCACACAAACATGCGTGTCCTAGTGTTGTAAAATCGCGTTATTGACGGAAGCagtaacattaattaatagtttAGGAGATGCAGTTGTAGACGCCGTTATGATGCCAGTAGTTAACGTACTGACAGTAGTATTATAAACTAAAGTAGACGTTAAGAGAGTTGACAATACATTCACGGTAGTTTTTATCTTTGGTGTAACGTTTTCTATCGTCGGCAAAGTGGAAGACACAgcgtttataaaaatacttgaCGTCGTATTGTTAACTGGCATCgctgttgtttttattatcttgGAGCATACATCTTTGGCTTGAATTGGTACTCCAAAGCACGTGTCCATCATGTATGCCAAAAACGAGCCAACAGTTAGACCCGTGATGTACGACAAAGTCATGATGTTACCTGAATAACCAAAGGTATAGAAGTAacttattaaaatgaattatagttAATGACAAAGTCAGAAGTACCTGCTAGTTCGCGATGACCTTCTGGAACTTTGGTAGGTGCTTGCATCATTGGTACAGAACCAACGATACCATTCGTCACACCGAGTagacaagaaaataataatggatACTCTTCGCCAGAGAGAATGGGAGCACCTCTTGGTAGCGCGCATAGCAGGAACAAGGGAATCAGTATGATTCGAACACTCGAAAAATATAGCAATTGAATGCGTTTCCAGTCGTAAGGTATCAATGCAAGCAGctgaaacattaaatatatatatatcatgtTTAAgcttaaatttataatatatgacAAAGAGTTAATCGTGATTGTGGTACCTTGCCCAACACGTCAGAGGCATTAAACGCCGTCATCAAGATCACCGGCATCCACGACTCAAGCTTGCAAGAAATGATCTCGGACATAATACCAGGATATAGGCAGAGCGTGACGCAATATGCCACTCCGATACTCGACATgtatggaaatattattttcgccACTTCGAGCCTTGCGAGTAAACCCcctgaagaaattttatacattttattaacagATGCTTTCTCCAATCAAACAAATtggttaattatattttcattgaactCGAGCCTTTTGAAAAACATACGTTTAATTTCTGGCCACGGTTTACTGGTCTGAGTACCATACGCTCCCCTCATGACAACAACGTCTTCGACTTTGTACGTGGGACCAGCGCTGCCAGGAGGATTTCCTGACGGCGCGCTGGGTTCGTACACGGGGTTACTGAACGAAAATGCCGAATACTGATTCCCACCTAGCAGTTGAAACATGCAATCGacgttaataaatacatacttcCGTTTGATCAACCAAAAGTGAACAATTTACCATTGAAATCAGTATTTCCGCTCGCGGATTCGTTTCCTAAAGGActagtttgaatttttaggaCTCCATACTGACCTTTCGAAGGGTCCCCGACTTGATCCAAAGGATCCATCTAGTTTAGAAGAATGTTTAATGAGTAcagtttcttattatttacttGAACGATACTCGATGCATACCAGGCCAACGTCTTCCGTCGGTTCCAATGtaattcgatttctttcttgGCATAACGTTATATAGAATTGCACAAAGTCGGTTTTGCGAACTACTTGGTGTAACACGAAACACATCAGGATGGTTATGTTCGACATAAGAAAAAACATGGATGTGTTACCGCGCTCGTCGTTAAGCAAGGACTTTGTAAATATTCGATTTAGGGAGACCCAGAGACCGGCGATACCtttacaagaagaagaaaaagaaaaaaaaaaaagaatcattagatttaaaaatattttattatagttttcttctttatcgattaaagtttcaaattaCGCACTTTCACCAGTCATTACCGCCTGAGTGTACCGACTGGGAAGCATAGACGTGTATCCGTAAAAGCTCGACTGTTGAACTGCAATTTacaagtaatttaatattagtcTGTTAATCAATCGCGCGCAATTATCGACACAGCCAATGTTTACCTGTGCATCCAAGGGACACTACAGCAACAGCGACTAAATTAATCGTATACGAAGTGGTAACGGCGAAGAATTCCCACCAGATCTCGCATATCACGACAAAGTTTAAGGTGACAAACGATACCAAGTatcctgaaaataaaaaataaaagtaataatacgTGGTGAAAGAAGTAACGGTTGTTGCATTCGTTTTCAGTTCTCACCAAATGTTATCCGCGTGTTTAAGGATAGCGTTTCAACCAAGATGTTATTTGCAAAAACTGCAAAGAAGGCCATGGTAATGTAAACTACCGACATATCAAATATTACGGTAGTTCCAGGATATCTCGCTTGGAAATAGTCCACCGCTATGATGAAGCTGTCAGAGGTGAATATCGACGTTAaagcattttgaaaatgtttgaatgtaAGGTAAACGATCAGCGTagattatgcataataaagCAAGCAACGACCGGTAAACATAAATGcgtgtgttttattttcagtatACAAACGGCAAATTACGAAAACAAAACATACAGcaaatacaaacaaaacgaaacatATAATAGACGTATTATATAAACAGAACTACCGTGGATATTATCACGATTATGCTTATCTAAGTATCTTGACAACCTTTGAATTTTACAGTGAACAATCAGCGCTTACTATGGATAATTAAGCAAACAATGATCAATAAACATAAATGCATGCCATCAACATAAGAATATATTGTTActcgtg
It contains:
- the LOC128874173 gene encoding equilibrative nucleoside transporter 4 isoform X2, giving the protein MDENLSRGYVQLGKARGMNEFKFSNGFTHLSPPVDKRNFIYFALILGGIGFLLPYNSFIIAVDYFQARYPGTTVIFDMSVVYITMAFFAVFANNILVETLSLNTRITFGYLVSFVTLNFVVICEIWWEFFAVTTSYTINLVAVAVVSLGCTVQQSSFYGYTSMLPSRYTQAVMTGESIAGLWVSLNRIFTKSLLNDERGNTSMFFLMSNITILMCFVLHQVVRKTDFVQFYITLCQERNRITLEPTEDVGLMDPLDQVGDPSKGGNQYSAFSFSNPVYEPSAPSGNPPGSAGPTYKVEDVVVMRGAYGTQTSKPWPEIKRGLLARLEVAKIIFPYMSSIGVAYCVTLCLYPGIMSEIISCKLESWMPVILMTAFNASDVLGKLLALIPYDWKRIQLLYFSSVRIILIPLFLLCALPRGAPILSGEEYPLLFSCLLGVTNGIVGSVPMMQAPTKVPEGHRELAGNIMTLSYITGLTVGSFLAYMMDTCFGVPIQAKDVCSKIIKTTAMPVNNTTSSIFINAVSSTLPTIENVTPKIKTTVNVLSTLLTSTLVYNTTVSTLTTGIITASTTASPKLLINVTASVNNAILQH
- the LOC128874173 gene encoding equilibrative nucleoside transporter 4 isoform X1, with protein sequence MDENLSRGYVQLGKARGMNEFKFSNGFTHLSPPVDKRNFIYFALILGGIGFLLPYNSFIIAVDYFQARYPGTTVIFDMSVVYITMAFFAVFANNILVETLSLNTRITFGYLVSFVTLNFVVICEIWWEFFAVTTSYTINLVAVAVVSLGCTVQQSSFYGYTSMLPSRYTQAVMTGESIAGLWVSLNRIFTKSLLNDERGNTSMFFLMSNITILMCFVLHQVVRKTDFVQFYITLCQERNRITLEPTEDVGLMDPLDQVGDPSKGQYGVLKIQTSPLGNESASGNTDFNGGNQYSAFSFSNPVYEPSAPSGNPPGSAGPTYKVEDVVVMRGAYGTQTSKPWPEIKRGLLARLEVAKIIFPYMSSIGVAYCVTLCLYPGIMSEIISCKLESWMPVILMTAFNASDVLGKLLALIPYDWKRIQLLYFSSVRIILIPLFLLCALPRGAPILSGEEYPLLFSCLLGVTNGIVGSVPMMQAPTKVPEGHRELAGNIMTLSYITGLTVGSFLAYMMDTCFGVPIQAKDVCSKIIKTTAMPVNNTTSSIFINAVSSTLPTIENVTPKIKTTVNVLSTLLTSTLVYNTTVSTLTTGIITASTTASPKLLINVTASVNNAILQH